The stretch of DNA aagtgtcccattaaacttcctccatgggattccctgacaaataaatctcttaaagaacagttaggcacacacagTCTATTATCATAGAATAAGAACCCATCCTGCCTAAAGTAATGCCCAGCAGCATACTTCTCACACGATTTATAAGCTTCCTGAAAGTCAGAGTCAGTTGCATACATatctttaagttgttcaaatcctagcaacttagcatcaagagtattcAAGAGGGTATACCTTCtggatagtgcatcagcaactatattttccttaccttgtttgtatttgattacataaggaaaggtttcaatgaaCTCGACCCATCTTGCATGTCTCTTGCTGAGCTTATTCTGGCCCTTGAGGTACTTGAgagattcatgatcagtgtgtaTGACAAACTCCTTGGGCCATAGATAGTGTTGCCAGGTCTGCAAAGCCCTTACTAAAgcatagagttccttgtcataggtagcatagttgagagttgctcctccaagtttctcactgaagtatgctaTGGGTCTTCTTTCCTGCATAagcacagcaccaataccaattcctgaggcatcacattctatttcaaaagttttattaaaatcaggAAGTATGAGAAGAGGGGCAtgagtaagcttctcttttaggcattgaaaggcaagttcttgtgcttctccccatttGAAACCGACTTCCTTCTTGATCACTTCAGTCAAAGGAGCTGCTATGGTGCTAAAGTCCCTCACAAATCGTCGGTAGAAACCAGCTAACCCATGGAAGCTTCTTACTTCACTTATGGTCTTAGGaattggccactcttgtatagcTTTTACCTTCTCCTGGtccacctttactccatctgcactcacaacaaaacctaggaagaccaagttatccgtacagaaagtgcacTTTTTGAGGTTagcaaagagcttttcttttctcaaaacatcaagaacagtcctaagatgaactatatgctcttctaagctCTTAGAGTACACaaggatatcatcaaaataaactaccacaaacaATCCTATAAaggatctaagcacatgattcatcaatctcataaaagtactaggagcattagttaagcCAAAGGGCATcactaaccactcatacaaaccatgcttagtcttAAAGGctgttttccactcatctccctctttcatcctaatttgatgatatccacttttcaaatctatcttagaaaagatgctagaaccatgcaactcatcaagcatatcatctaatctaggaatagggtggcgatacttcactgttatattgttgattgctctacaatcaacacacatgcgccagcttccatccttcTTGGGTACAAGGAGCACtggtacagcacaaggactcatgctctcacggATGTGGCCTTTCTCCATCAACTCTTCAACCTGTCTTTGTAGCTCCTTAGTCTCCACTGGATTAGTTCTGTATGCTGGTCTGTTAGGAAGAGTAGCTCCTGGCACAAaatcaatctgatgctcaatcccacggATAGGTGGTAGACCTATGGGATTATCTTCTGGAAATACATCTTCAAATTCCTGTAAAAGAGCTAACATCTCACTCGGATACACCGGTGTACACTCAGTTAGATTCAAaagatttctttaaaaacaggCTGGTTAGAGTGAAGAGATCTTTTGATATCACCAGCtttggcatagaagttgtgcTGCTTGTTCTTCTCTGGTTTGAGatcgatttctttcttcttttgaagCTGCAACTGATCTTGATGCACTTCCTTAGGAGTCAGAGGCACCAGAGTAGTCTTCCTACCATTGAACTCAAAAGAATGCTTATTTGCAAAGCCATCATGTGTGACTTTTCTATCAAATTGCCACGGCCTACCAAGCAAGATGTGACTTGCTTCCATTGGTATCACATCACAGAGAATCTCATCTTCATACCTACCAATGGAGAATGGTACAGAGACTTGTGTGGATACTCTCATCTCACCCTCTTCATTAAGCCACTGCAGCCGGTAAGGTTTAGGATGTTTCTGAGTTTCTAATCCAAGCTTCTTCACCATGGTCTCACTAGCAACATTAACACAgctcccaccatcaatgatcaggCTACATATCTTCCCTTGAACCATGCAGCGTGTGTAGAACAAGTTCTCTCTCTGCTCAAGCTCCACGGTTTTATTTTGCAAGCTGAGAGTCCTTCTTGCAACCAACAATCTTCCCTGAACTGgttcttcttcatactcttcaTCTGAAAGCTCCTGATCATCCTCAAGCTTCTCATCCTGAGATTCATACTCTCCATTGTCCAAGAGGATCATGACTCGCTTGTTAGTGCACTCATTAGCATAGTGACCACGTCCTTGACATTTGAAACACTTGACATCCCTGGCTCGTGAAGAAGTAGCTTCAGTTTTCCCTTTGTCTTTGCTGATAGTACTGCCTGGCTTGGTATCTTCTTTTGGCTGAAGCTTATTATCCTTATGATACGCTGGTTTCTCCTCTTTAGCCTGCTGATACTTGCTGGTACCATAGCTTCCTCGTGACTGATGCTTTCTCTTAACTTGCTGCTCCACCAGAATCGCTTTGTGTAGCATCTCTTCTAGCTCaacatagtgttgcatctctacattgtcttgtatctcacggttaAGTCCTCCAAGGAACCGAGCCATAGTAGCCTCTCTATCTTCTGATATGCAAGCTCTCAACATCAACAACTCCATCTCTTGGAAGTACTCTTCTACTGATCGTGATCCTTGTGTGAGCTTTCTTAGTCTTTGATGGAGATCACGATGGTAATGGTTTGGCACAAACCTCCTGCGCATCACAGCTTTCATCTCAGCCCAAGTCTCAATAGGGTACTCACCATTACGCCTCTTGTTTGTAACCAACTGATCCCACCAGCTCAAGGCATAATCATAGAATTCAGTAGCAGCCACTTGAATCTTCTTAAGCTCAGTGTAGTGTTGACAGTTGAAAActagctcaatcttcttctcccactcaaGATAAGCATCTGGATCAGccttgccatggaaaggagggattTTTAGCTTCAATCCAGCTAGTTCATTGCGTGGACGATGCTCACGCCTGTGCCTTCGGTTGCTACGGCTGCTGTGTCTAGAGTCTGAGCTGTGCCGTTCTCTTTCATAGTAGTTGTCAGTCTCTTCTGAACCATCATGCTCTCTTCTAGCCGGTTCTCGTCGGTTCTGCCTTGGATCACGTCTAGGTTCTGAAGACTGAGCATCAAGCTCTTCGCGGAAGGTACCCAATCTTGTTTCCATCATAGTGTGCATACGGCGAGTTAAAGCTTCAAGCAAGGCTTTATGCTCTAGACTAACACCtgcatcctcttcttcatctccagCCATAGTACCtgagataaacaaaagaaagcaaCCAGTAAATAgttcaagaaacaaaacaaaac from Raphanus sativus cultivar WK10039 unplaced genomic scaffold, ASM80110v3 Scaffold1649, whole genome shotgun sequence encodes:
- the LOC130504544 gene encoding LOW QUALITY PROTEIN: uncharacterized protein LOC130504544 (The sequence of the model RefSeq protein was modified relative to this genomic sequence to represent the inferred CDS: deleted 1 base in 1 codon) translates to MDQPTHEDNVMIDEPAAEDVLTIPEGPITRSRSRQLKKAIGGLLMIAWKQEEGTMAGDEEEDAGVSLEHKALLEALTRRMHTMMETRLGTFREELDAQSSEPRRDPRQNRREPARREHDGSEETDNYYERERHSSDSRHSSRSNRRHRREHRPRNELAGLKLKIPPFHGKADPDAYLEWEKKIELVFNCQHYTELKKIQVAATEFYDYALSWWDQLVTNKRRNGEYPIETWAEMKAVMRRRFVPNHYHRDLHQRLRKLTQGSRSVEEYFQEMELLMLRACISEDREATMARFLGGLNREIQDNVEMQHYVELEEMLHKAILVEQQVKRKHQSRGSYGTSKYQQAKEEKPAYHKDNKLQPKEDTKPGSTISKDKGKTEATSSRARDVKCFKCQGRGHYANECTNKRVMILLDNGEYESQDEKLEDDQELSDEEYEEEPVQGRLLVARRTLSLQNKTVELEQRENFETMVKKLGLETQKHPKPYRLQWLNEEGEMRVSTQVSVPFSIGRYEDEILCDVIPMEASHILLGRPWQFDRKVTHDGFANKHSFEFNGRKTTLVPLTPKEVHQDQLQLQKKKEIDLKPEKNKQHNFYAKHESLCCTSAPCTQEGWKLAHVCDCRAINNITVKYRHPIPRLDDMLDELHGSSIFSKIDLKSGYHQIRMKEGDEWKTAFKTKHGLYEWLVMPFGLTNAPSTFMRLMNHVLRSFIGLFVVVYFDDILVYSKSLEEHIVHLRTVLDVLRKEKLFANLKKCTFCTDNLVFLGFVVSADGVKVDQEKVKAIQEWPIPKTISEKEVGFKWGEAQELAFQCLKEKLTHAPLLILPDFNKTFEIECDASGIGIGAVLMQERRPIAYFSEKLGGATLNYATYDKELYALVRALQTWQHYLWPKEFVIHTDHESLKYLKGQNKLSKRHARWVEFIETFPYVIKYEAYKSCEKYAAGHYFRQDGFLFYDNRLCVPNSKSKIQPHGLYTPLPIPTHPWNDISMDFVVGLPRTKTGKDSIFVVVDRFSKMAHFIACHKTDDALHVANLFFKEIVRIHGMPRTIVSDRDTKFLSYFWKTLWSKLGTKLLFSTTCHPQTDGQTEVVNRTLGTLLRAFIKKNLKSWEEYLPHCEFAYNHAQHSASKYSPFEIVYGFNPISPLDLMPLPECARVSMDGKKKAEMVQQIHEQARKNIVEKTKQYTKKANKGRREMIFDVGDMVWVHLRKERFPKERKSKLMARIDGPFEIIQKINDNAYKIDLQDELDLRSNPFQEGGDDVIMDQPTHEDNVMIDEPAAEDVLTIPEGPITRSRSRQLKKAIGGLLMIAWKQEE